In Candidatus Niyogibacteria bacterium, a single genomic region encodes these proteins:
- the lysS gene encoding lysine--tRNA ligase, translated as MNSFEEIRQGRIKKLNELKKAGQEPFPAEVPEILSLEEIQSSFNKLKAKKKPFWAAGRLMACREHGGLLFADLYDGTVKMQICFRKDDLSEELFKIFKDQVDIGDFILIEGKPFLTKKKERTLAVSAWRILSKSLRPLPEKWHGLQDVEERYRRRYLDLLMNDEIKKRFLARSKIISETRNFLEENGYLEVETPILQPLAGGAAAVPFKTHHQALDIDLYLRIAPELYLKKLLVGGLNKIYELGRNFRNEGIDATHNPEFTMLEFYEAYSDAKKQRVFVEKMIKHLVKKVLKKNYLEYGGIKIDFSQKFSVISYFDLLKKYALILDPKSASNYDLALIAKRLGVEAADSDAKDKIMDNIYKKICRPRLIQPIFIIDYPAEFSPFAKINPEKPEFIDRFQLVIGGLELVNAFSELNDPLEQRERFLEQDRKRKEGEADVSPSDEEYLEAMEYGMPPAGGVGIGFDRLMMLLTGAQNIREVILFPTLRPKPSH; from the coding sequence GTGAATAGTTTTGAAGAAATTCGCCAAGGGCGGATTAAAAAATTAAACGAATTGAAAAAGGCGGGGCAAGAGCCGTTTCCGGCGGAAGTTCCCGAAATTTTATCTTTGGAAGAAATTCAAAGTTCTTTTAATAAATTGAAAGCCAAGAAAAAGCCGTTTTGGGCCGCGGGGCGATTAATGGCGTGCCGCGAGCACGGCGGATTGCTTTTTGCCGATCTTTATGACGGAACCGTTAAAATGCAGATTTGTTTTAGAAAAGACGATTTGTCGGAAGAATTGTTCAAAATTTTTAAAGATCAAGTTGATATCGGCGATTTTATTTTAATTGAAGGAAAACCTTTTTTAACGAAAAAGAAAGAAAGAACTCTGGCGGTAAGCGCTTGGCGGATTTTATCCAAGAGTTTGAGGCCGCTGCCGGAAAAATGGCACGGCCTTCAGGATGTGGAAGAAAGATACCGCCGCCGATATCTTGATCTTTTAATGAATGATGAAATTAAAAAAAGATTTTTAGCGCGGTCAAAAATAATCAGTGAAACGAGAAATTTTTTGGAAGAGAACGGCTATTTGGAAGTGGAAACGCCGATCCTTCAGCCGCTGGCCGGAGGAGCCGCGGCCGTTCCTTTTAAAACCCATCATCAGGCGCTGGATATTGATCTTTATTTAAGAATCGCGCCGGAACTTTATTTAAAAAAACTTTTAGTGGGAGGCCTTAACAAAATTTATGAGCTTGGCAGGAATTTCAGGAATGAAGGAATAGACGCGACGCATAATCCGGAATTTACCATGCTGGAATTTTATGAAGCTTATTCTGACGCGAAAAAACAGCGCGTTTTCGTGGAAAAAATGATCAAGCATCTTGTTAAAAAAGTTTTGAAAAAGAATTATTTGGAATACGGCGGAATAAAAATAGATTTTTCTCAAAAATTTTCGGTGATTTCTTATTTTGATCTTTTGAAAAAATATGCTTTGATTTTGGATCCAAAATCAGCTTCAAATTATGATTTGGCGCTGATTGCCAAACGGTTGGGCGTGGAGGCGGCTGATTCCGACGCTAAAGATAAAATTATGGATAATATTTATAAAAAAATTTGCCGGCCGCGGCTTATTCAGCCAATTTTCATTATTGATTATCCGGCGGAATTTTCTCCTTTTGCCAAAATAAATCCGGAAAAGCCCGAATTTATAGATCGTTTTCAGCTGGTCATCGGCGGATTGGAATTGGTTAACGCTTTTTCAGAACTTAATGATCCTTTGGAACAAAGGGAAAGATTTTTAGAACAGGATAGAAAAAGAAAAGAAGGGGAGGCGGATGTTTCGCCGAGCGACGAAGAATATCTGGAAGCGATGGAATACGGCATGCCGCCGGCTGGCGGCGTAGGCATCGGCTTTGACCGTTTAATGATGCTTTTGACCGGAGCTCAAAATATCCGGGAAGTGATTTTATTCCCCACATTAAGGCCAAAACCCTCTCACTAA
- the mraZ gene encoding division/cell wall cluster transcriptional repressor MraZ: protein MLIGEFLHTIDAKKRISLPAKFRKEIGKGAVITKGLDKCLFVYPVSEWKNFAEWLSALPMGQKDKRDLTRIFLASASEVESDKLGRILIPDYLKKYAELEEKAVICGMYKRLEIWNEKRWEKYREETEKQADILAEKMGEMGIA, encoded by the coding sequence ATGCTAATTGGTGAATTTTTACATACTATAGACGCTAAAAAACGGATTTCTTTGCCGGCAAAATTCAGAAAAGAGATCGGTAAAGGAGCGGTCATCACCAAAGGTTTGGATAAATGCCTTTTTGTTTACCCGGTTTCTGAATGGAAAAATTTTGCCGAATGGTTAAGCGCTTTGCCGATGGGACAAAAAGACAAAAGAGATTTGACGCGGATTTTTTTAGCCAGCGCCTCGGAAGTGGAAAGCGATAAATTGGGGCGGATTTTAATTCCGGATTATTTGAAAAAATACGCCGAATTAGAAGAGAAAGCGGTAATTTGCGGAATGTACAAACGTTTGGAAATTTGGAATGAAAAAAGATGGGAAAAATATCGGGAAGAAACGGAAAAGCAAGCTGATATTCTGGCGGAAAAAATGGGAGAAATGGGAATAGCTTAA